A stretch of Anaeromyxobacter dehalogenans 2CP-1 DNA encodes these proteins:
- a CDS encoding V-type ATP synthase subunit D, with product MSRAATTRMGLLEVRARRAVAGKGARLLRAKREVLASELWKLVHDVLEGRARLDEALHRAVKALELAKALEGEERLASLALPAARAVPLAVTVRRVWGVPTPSVAAPPLVRAADQRGSSPVSWGPSGADAARHHEESLEVLLTIASKELHLARLGEEIRETSRRINALEQLVLPALRSEASRIAAALDERDREDAVRLRRFRARHPRPA from the coding sequence ACCACGCGGATGGGGCTGCTCGAGGTCCGTGCCCGCCGCGCCGTGGCCGGCAAGGGGGCGCGGCTCCTGCGCGCCAAGCGCGAGGTGCTGGCGAGCGAGCTGTGGAAGCTGGTGCACGACGTGCTGGAGGGGCGCGCCCGGCTGGACGAGGCGCTGCACCGCGCGGTGAAGGCGCTCGAGCTGGCGAAGGCGCTGGAGGGCGAGGAGCGGCTCGCGTCGCTGGCGCTGCCGGCGGCCCGCGCCGTCCCGCTCGCCGTGACGGTGCGGCGCGTGTGGGGCGTGCCGACTCCGTCGGTGGCGGCGCCGCCGCTGGTGCGCGCGGCCGATCAGCGGGGCAGCTCGCCGGTGAGCTGGGGGCCGTCCGGCGCGGACGCCGCGCGCCACCACGAGGAGTCGCTGGAGGTGCTGCTGACCATCGCCTCCAAGGAGCTGCACCTCGCCCGGCTCGGCGAGGAGATCCGGGAGACCTCGCGGCGCATCAACGCGCTCGAGCAGCTCGTCCTGCCCGCGCTCCGGTCCGAGGCCTCGCGCATCGCCGCGGCGCTGGACGAACGCGACCGCGAGGACGCGGTGCGGCTGCGCCGCTTCCGCGCCCGCCACCCACGCCCGGCCTGA
- a CDS encoding sensor histidine kinase, whose translation MASRARASVWPAALAVGVVSVLGVAALGVRTQRMASEAWDRLLDENVAALVDTERLATASELGLRLARDAAVDGEPATVRALGRNQAEVADLLGRAAARASTPEERERVAALAGDHALLWRLGEQAAMERLGGQPAGVVARRLQTAAGPVRRRIDDGVSALVRAHEQDLARARQAVAAGERRGLLALAGAAAVAVALAVLLGAWLRRSLGALRRSEARFRATFEHAGVGMAHVSPDGHWLRLNRRYRELLGCERENLRGATVLDLTHPDDRAAEAQRSARLLAGDLDGYAAEERLLRRDGGTQWVNVTCAAVRDGAGRARYLVRSAEDVSARRRVEEELRAAVRARDEFLQVASHELRTPLATLRLQAEALRAALARGGADPARAVARADAALRQTARLDALVDALIEVSRAGQGAVALQRERLDLAEVARRALRRSVDQASHHGIELHLRSRSVPAWGDRARLEQALGHLLSNAVRHGAGRPVEIRVEAAGALGRMVVVDHGSGVAPADAERIFGRFERATSWRHHGGLGLGLFLARRIAEAHGGTVRLEPADGEGTAFVLEVPRELPREDLAVHGAGEPSGEDQPGQAH comes from the coding sequence ATGGCGTCCCGCGCCCGGGCCTCGGTCTGGCCCGCGGCGCTGGCGGTCGGCGTCGTGTCGGTGCTCGGCGTCGCCGCGCTGGGCGTGCGGACGCAGCGCATGGCGAGCGAGGCGTGGGACCGTCTGCTCGACGAGAACGTGGCGGCGCTGGTGGACACGGAGCGGCTGGCGACCGCGAGCGAGCTCGGCCTGCGCCTCGCGCGCGACGCCGCGGTGGATGGCGAGCCCGCCACCGTCCGCGCGCTCGGCCGCAACCAGGCGGAGGTGGCCGACCTGCTCGGGCGCGCCGCGGCGCGCGCGAGCACCCCCGAGGAGCGGGAGCGCGTGGCCGCGCTCGCGGGGGATCACGCGCTCCTGTGGCGCCTGGGCGAGCAGGCGGCGATGGAGCGGCTGGGCGGGCAGCCGGCGGGGGTGGTGGCGAGGCGGTTGCAAACCGCGGCGGGCCCGGTGCGGCGCCGCATCGACGACGGGGTCTCGGCGCTGGTGCGGGCCCACGAGCAGGACCTGGCCCGGGCGCGCCAGGCCGTGGCCGCGGGCGAGCGCCGCGGCCTGCTCGCGCTGGCCGGCGCGGCGGCGGTGGCGGTGGCGCTCGCGGTGCTGCTCGGCGCGTGGCTGCGCCGCAGCCTCGGCGCGCTCCGGCGCAGCGAGGCCCGGTTCCGCGCCACCTTCGAGCACGCCGGCGTGGGCATGGCGCACGTGTCGCCGGACGGCCACTGGCTGCGGCTCAACCGCCGCTACCGGGAGCTGCTGGGCTGCGAGCGCGAGAACCTGCGCGGCGCCACCGTGCTCGACCTGACCCACCCCGACGACCGCGCCGCCGAGGCGCAGCGCAGCGCGCGGCTGCTGGCGGGCGACCTCGACGGCTACGCCGCGGAGGAGCGCCTGCTCCGCCGCGACGGCGGGACGCAGTGGGTCAACGTGACCTGCGCCGCGGTCCGGGACGGCGCGGGGCGCGCGCGCTACCTGGTGCGGTCCGCGGAGGACGTCTCCGCCCGCCGCCGGGTGGAGGAGGAGCTCCGGGCCGCGGTGCGCGCCCGCGACGAGTTCCTGCAGGTCGCGTCGCACGAGCTGCGGACGCCGCTCGCCACGCTGCGCCTCCAGGCGGAGGCGCTCCGGGCGGCGCTGGCGCGCGGAGGGGCCGACCCGGCGCGCGCGGTGGCCCGGGCCGACGCGGCGCTGCGGCAGACCGCGCGCCTCGACGCGCTGGTGGACGCGCTCATCGAGGTCTCGCGGGCGGGCCAGGGCGCGGTGGCCCTGCAGCGCGAGCGGCTCGACCTCGCCGAGGTTGCGCGGCGCGCGCTGCGCCGGAGCGTCGACCAGGCGTCGCACCACGGCATCGAGCTGCACCTGCGGAGCCGGAGCGTGCCAGCGTGGGGGGACCGCGCGCGGCTCGAGCAGGCGCTCGGGCACCTGCTCTCGAACGCGGTCCGCCACGGCGCGGGGCGACCGGTGGAGATCCGCGTCGAGGCCGCGGGCGCGCTCGGCCGCATGGTCGTGGTGGATCACGGGTCCGGCGTGGCCCCGGCCGACGCCGAGCGGATCTTCGGCCGGTTCGAGCGGGCGACGTCGTGGCGCCACCATGGCGGCCTGGGGCTGGGCCTGTTCCTGGCGCGGCGCATCGCCGAGGCGCACGGCGGCACGGTGCGCCTGGAGCCGGCGGACGGGGAGGGGACGGCCTTCGTGCTGGAGGTGCCGCGCGAGCTGCCGCGCGAGGACCTCGCCGTTCACGGCGCCGGCGAGCCGTCCGGCGAGGATCAGCCGGGGCAGGCGCACTGA
- a CDS encoding DUF2267 domain-containing protein: MPRLADPLIDADFRALVEALAREGLPRRAEAARAVEAVACALADRTRSSDFASLREVLPEPFRGKLSLCERHRGTTLARPREPLTAEAFEAHVAEDLGPSPGGAEAAARAVFAALRAQLPEEQAEEVGRLLPPELLPLWRRPS; encoded by the coding sequence ATGCCGAGGCTCGCGGATCCGCTCATCGATGCAGACTTCCGGGCGCTCGTCGAGGCGCTCGCCCGCGAGGGCCTGCCGCGCCGCGCCGAGGCGGCGAGGGCCGTCGAGGCGGTCGCCTGCGCGCTCGCCGATCGCACACGCTCCTCGGACTTCGCCTCGCTCCGGGAGGTCCTGCCCGAGCCCTTCCGCGGGAAGCTCTCGCTGTGCGAGCGCCACCGCGGCACGACCCTGGCGCGGCCGCGCGAGCCGCTCACGGCGGAGGCGTTCGAGGCGCACGTCGCCGAGGACCTGGGCCCGTCGCCCGGCGGCGCCGAGGCCGCCGCCCGCGCGGTGTTCGCGGCGCTGCGGGCGCAGCTCCCGGAGGAGCAGGCCGAGGAGGTGGGGCGGCTGCTCCCGCCCGAGCTGCTGCCGCTGTGGCGACGGCCGAGCTGA